One window from the genome of Dioscorea cayenensis subsp. rotundata cultivar TDr96_F1 chromosome 3, TDr96_F1_v2_PseudoChromosome.rev07_lg8_w22 25.fasta, whole genome shotgun sequence encodes:
- the LOC120253847 gene encoding serine/threonine-protein kinase BLUS1-like isoform X3, with translation MERRKYPIRAEDYQLHEMVGKGASATVHRAVCIPLDEVVAIKILDFERNNSDLNTISREAKTMILIDHPNVLKAHCSFVHGHDLWVVMPYMAGGSCLHIMKSAFSSGFEEVIIASILREVLKGLEYLHQHGEIHRDIKAGNILVDSRGGIKLGDFGVSASLYDSGDRQRTRNTFVGTPCWMAPEVLEQLRGYDFKADIWSFGITALELAHGHAPFSKYPPMKVLLMTLQHAPPCLEEVKNKRFSRSFKHMIAMCLVKDPSKRPTAQKLLKQSFFKQARSSDYISRKILEGLPALGDRYEALRAKEEELLAQKKMPDEQKEELSQNEYKRGISSWNFDIEDLKAQASLISDSEDSLPGKYLDRSPSSMFELVSVQENMPDDNALFSRSGSISDDMESDVVMPNKLAAFPSPDQAGGYQRSVSDVFDNESKASSSGGDQYPTLNSLQTCSNHGNSGSPDANEKFFECAPTHACHERRTSSGSCSPGIPPLSKADSFKQQTQVQSICSGGGSLGVNDSPHEAIAKAVKPPGKVTSAEDLEDKSKVPVVQQKGRFKVTSESVDMDKALPPLSLPKSHSMQDNILGLMKQLCAGDSSANQSTEGSCLVSPGAGAVTDKLSLENEREKDLIQELTALQLRYICLQEEVQKLKPRNAQI, from the exons ATGGAGAGGAGGAAGTATCCTATCAGGGCCGAGGATTATCAGCTCCATGAGATGGTGGGCAAGGGCGCCAGCGCTACCGTTCATCGGGCGGTTTGTATTCCGCTTGATGAGGTTGTGGCCATCAAGATACTTGATTTTGAGAGGAATAATAGTGATTTG AATACAATCTCCCGTGAAGCAAAAACTATGATCTTGATTGACCATCCTAATGTTCTTAAGGCACATTGCTCCTTTGTGCATGGCCATGATTTGTGGGTTGTCATGCCCTATATGGCTGGAGGGTCTTGCCTTCACATTATGAAGTCTGCATTTTCAAGTGGTTTTGAGGAAGTCATCATCGCAAGCATACTACGTGAAGTATTAAAAGGCCTGGAGTACCTCCATCAACATGGAGAAATACATCGAGATATAAAG GCTGGCAACATATTAGTTGATTCACGTGGTGGGATAAAGCTTGGAGATTTTGGAGTTTCTGCTTCCCTTTATGACTCAGGGGATCGACAACGCACGAGAAATACCTTCGTTGGAACACCTTGCTG GATGGCGCCAGAGGTGCTGGAGCAACTGCGTGGATATGACTTCAA GGCGGACATTTGGTCTTTTGGGATAACTGCTTTGGAGCTGGCTCATGGTCATGCCCCTTTCTCAAAATATCCTCCAATGAAG GTGTTGCTCATGACCTTGCAGCATGCTCCACCTTGCCTTGAGGAAGTTAAAAATAAGAGATTCTCGAGG TCCTTCAAGCACATGATCGCTATGTGCTTGGtcaaagatccttcaaaaaggCCTACTGCCCAAAAGCTATTGAAGCAGTCATTTTTCAAGCAAGCCAGATCCAGTGACTACATCTCCCGAAAAATTTTGGAAGGTCTACCTGCTCTAGGTGATCGCTATGAAGCACTAAGG GCCAAGGAGGAGGAATTGCTTGCACAAAAGAAAATGCCTGATGAGCAGAAGGAAGAACTATCTCAG AATGAATATAAAAGAGGCATCAGCAGCTGGAACTTTGATATCGAAGATTTAAAGGCACAAGCTTCACTG atTTCTGACAGTGAAGATAGCCTCCCAGGTAAATACCTAGATAGGAGTCCAAGTTCTATGTTTGAGCTTGTTTCTGTTCAAGAAAATATGCCCGATGACAATGCATTGTTTTCCAGAAGTGGTTCCATTAGTGATGACATG GAAAGTGACGTGGTGATGCCGAATAAGCTTGCGGCTTTTCCATCACCTGATCAAGCCGGAGGCTATCAGAG ATCTGTCTCTGATGTGTTTGACAATGAGTCCAAGGCATCTAGCTCTGGTGGTGATCAATATCCAACTCTAAATAGTTTGCAGACATGTAGCAATCATGGCAACTCTGGATCACCAGACGCCaatgagaaattttttgaaTGTGCACCAACTCATGCTTGTCATGAACGGAGAACATCTTCGGGTTCTTGTTCACCAGGCATTCCTCCCTTATCAAAAGCAGATAG TTTTAAGCAACAAACTCAGGTTCAGAGCATCTGCAGTGGAGGAGGATCCCTCGGAGTGAATGACTCTCCCCATGAAGCAATAGCCAAAGCAGTCAAGCCTCCAGGAAAGG TAACCAGTGCGGAAGACCTTGAAGATAAATCAAAAGTTCCAGTGGTGCAACAAAAGGGACGTTTCAAAGTGACATCTGAGAGTGTTGATATGGACAAG GCCCTTCCACCTCTTAGCCTTCCAAAAAGTCATAGTATGCAG GATAATATTCTTGGTTTGATGAAGCAATTGTGTGCCGGTGACTCTTCGG CCAACCAATCAACTGAAGGATCATGTCTAGTATCACCTGGTGCTGGTGCTGTGACAGATAAATTATCA CTGGAAAATGAAAGGGAGAAAGATTTAATTCAAGAGCTTACAGCTCTGCAACTGAG GTATATTTGTTTGCAGGAAGAAGTACAAAAACTGAAACCAAGAAATGCTCAGATTTGA
- the LOC120253847 gene encoding serine/threonine-protein kinase BLUS1-like isoform X2: protein MERRKYPIRAEDYQLHEMVGKGASATVHRAVCIPLDEVVAIKILDFERNNSDLNTISREAKTMILIDHPNVLKAHCSFVHGHDLWVVMPYMAGGSCLHIMKSAFSSGFEEVIIASILREVLKGLEYLHQHGEIHRDIKAGNILVDSRGGIKLGDFGVSASLYDSGDRQRTRNTFVGTPCWMAPEVLEQLRGYDFKADIWSFGITALELAHGHAPFSKYPPMKVLLMTLQHAPPCLEEVKNKRFSRSFKHMIAMCLVKDPSKRPTAQKLLKQSFFKQARSSDYISRKILEGLPALGDRYEALRAKEEELLAQKKMPDEQKEELSQNEYKRGISSWNFDIEDLKAQASLISDSEDSLPGKYLDRSPSSMFELVSVQENMPDDNALFSRSGSISDDMESDVVMPNKLAAFPSPDQAGGYQRSVSDVFDNESKASSSGGDQYPTLNSLQTCSNHGNSGSPDANEKFFECAPTHACHERRTSSGSCSPGIPPLSKADSFKQQTQVQSICSGGGSLGVNDSPHEAIAKAVKPPGKVTSAEDLEDKSKVPVVQQKGRFKVTSESVDMDKALPPLSLPKSHSMQANIQQRDNILGLMKQLCAGDSSANQSTEGSCLVSPGAGAVTDKLSLENEREKDLIQELTALQLRYICLQEEVQKLKPRNAQI from the exons ATGGAGAGGAGGAAGTATCCTATCAGGGCCGAGGATTATCAGCTCCATGAGATGGTGGGCAAGGGCGCCAGCGCTACCGTTCATCGGGCGGTTTGTATTCCGCTTGATGAGGTTGTGGCCATCAAGATACTTGATTTTGAGAGGAATAATAGTGATTTG AATACAATCTCCCGTGAAGCAAAAACTATGATCTTGATTGACCATCCTAATGTTCTTAAGGCACATTGCTCCTTTGTGCATGGCCATGATTTGTGGGTTGTCATGCCCTATATGGCTGGAGGGTCTTGCCTTCACATTATGAAGTCTGCATTTTCAAGTGGTTTTGAGGAAGTCATCATCGCAAGCATACTACGTGAAGTATTAAAAGGCCTGGAGTACCTCCATCAACATGGAGAAATACATCGAGATATAAAG GCTGGCAACATATTAGTTGATTCACGTGGTGGGATAAAGCTTGGAGATTTTGGAGTTTCTGCTTCCCTTTATGACTCAGGGGATCGACAACGCACGAGAAATACCTTCGTTGGAACACCTTGCTG GATGGCGCCAGAGGTGCTGGAGCAACTGCGTGGATATGACTTCAA GGCGGACATTTGGTCTTTTGGGATAACTGCTTTGGAGCTGGCTCATGGTCATGCCCCTTTCTCAAAATATCCTCCAATGAAG GTGTTGCTCATGACCTTGCAGCATGCTCCACCTTGCCTTGAGGAAGTTAAAAATAAGAGATTCTCGAGG TCCTTCAAGCACATGATCGCTATGTGCTTGGtcaaagatccttcaaaaaggCCTACTGCCCAAAAGCTATTGAAGCAGTCATTTTTCAAGCAAGCCAGATCCAGTGACTACATCTCCCGAAAAATTTTGGAAGGTCTACCTGCTCTAGGTGATCGCTATGAAGCACTAAGG GCCAAGGAGGAGGAATTGCTTGCACAAAAGAAAATGCCTGATGAGCAGAAGGAAGAACTATCTCAG AATGAATATAAAAGAGGCATCAGCAGCTGGAACTTTGATATCGAAGATTTAAAGGCACAAGCTTCACTG atTTCTGACAGTGAAGATAGCCTCCCAGGTAAATACCTAGATAGGAGTCCAAGTTCTATGTTTGAGCTTGTTTCTGTTCAAGAAAATATGCCCGATGACAATGCATTGTTTTCCAGAAGTGGTTCCATTAGTGATGACATG GAAAGTGACGTGGTGATGCCGAATAAGCTTGCGGCTTTTCCATCACCTGATCAAGCCGGAGGCTATCAGAG ATCTGTCTCTGATGTGTTTGACAATGAGTCCAAGGCATCTAGCTCTGGTGGTGATCAATATCCAACTCTAAATAGTTTGCAGACATGTAGCAATCATGGCAACTCTGGATCACCAGACGCCaatgagaaattttttgaaTGTGCACCAACTCATGCTTGTCATGAACGGAGAACATCTTCGGGTTCTTGTTCACCAGGCATTCCTCCCTTATCAAAAGCAGATAG TTTTAAGCAACAAACTCAGGTTCAGAGCATCTGCAGTGGAGGAGGATCCCTCGGAGTGAATGACTCTCCCCATGAAGCAATAGCCAAAGCAGTCAAGCCTCCAGGAAAGG TAACCAGTGCGGAAGACCTTGAAGATAAATCAAAAGTTCCAGTGGTGCAACAAAAGGGACGTTTCAAAGTGACATCTGAGAGTGTTGATATGGACAAG GCCCTTCCACCTCTTAGCCTTCCAAAAAGTCATAGTATGCAG GCAAATATTCAGCAAAGG GATAATATTCTTGGTTTGATGAAGCAATTGTGTGCCGGTGACTCTTCGG CCAACCAATCAACTGAAGGATCATGTCTAGTATCACCTGGTGCTGGTGCTGTGACAGATAAATTATCA CTGGAAAATGAAAGGGAGAAAGATTTAATTCAAGAGCTTACAGCTCTGCAACTGAG GTATATTTGTTTGCAGGAAGAAGTACAAAAACTGAAACCAAGAAATGCTCAGATTTGA
- the LOC120253847 gene encoding serine/threonine-protein kinase BLUS1-like isoform X1, giving the protein MERRKYPIRAEDYQLHEMVGKGASATVHRAVCIPLDEVVAIKILDFERNNSDLNTISREAKTMILIDHPNVLKAHCSFVHGHDLWVVMPYMAGGSCLHIMKSAFSSGFEEVIIASILREVLKGLEYLHQHGEIHRDIKAGNILVDSRGGIKLGDFGVSASLYDSGDRQRTRNTFVGTPCWMAPEVLEQLRGYDFKADIWSFGITALELAHGHAPFSKYPPMKVLLMTLQHAPPCLEEVKNKRFSRSFKHMIAMCLVKDPSKRPTAQKLLKQSFFKQARSSDYISRKILEGLPALGDRYEALRAKEEELLAQKKMPDEQKEELSQNEYKRGISSWNFDIEDLKAQASLISDSEDSLPGKYLDRSPSSMFELVSVQENMPDDNALFSRSGSISDDMESDVVMPNKLAAFPSPDQAGGYQRSVSDVFDNESKASSSGGDQYPTLNSLQTCSNHGNSGSPDANEKFFECAPTHACHERRTSSGSCSPGIPPLSKADSFKQQTQVQSICSGGGSLGVNDSPHEAIAKAVKPPGKVTSAEDLEDKSKVPVVQQKGRFKVTSESVDMDKALPPLSLPKSHSMQVISPLPTLCASSPSDLTSNIPSYSLFLQLNSILQANIQQRDNILGLMKQLCAGDSSANQSTEGSCLVSPGAGAVTDKLSLENEREKDLIQELTALQLRYICLQEEVQKLKPRNAQI; this is encoded by the exons ATGGAGAGGAGGAAGTATCCTATCAGGGCCGAGGATTATCAGCTCCATGAGATGGTGGGCAAGGGCGCCAGCGCTACCGTTCATCGGGCGGTTTGTATTCCGCTTGATGAGGTTGTGGCCATCAAGATACTTGATTTTGAGAGGAATAATAGTGATTTG AATACAATCTCCCGTGAAGCAAAAACTATGATCTTGATTGACCATCCTAATGTTCTTAAGGCACATTGCTCCTTTGTGCATGGCCATGATTTGTGGGTTGTCATGCCCTATATGGCTGGAGGGTCTTGCCTTCACATTATGAAGTCTGCATTTTCAAGTGGTTTTGAGGAAGTCATCATCGCAAGCATACTACGTGAAGTATTAAAAGGCCTGGAGTACCTCCATCAACATGGAGAAATACATCGAGATATAAAG GCTGGCAACATATTAGTTGATTCACGTGGTGGGATAAAGCTTGGAGATTTTGGAGTTTCTGCTTCCCTTTATGACTCAGGGGATCGACAACGCACGAGAAATACCTTCGTTGGAACACCTTGCTG GATGGCGCCAGAGGTGCTGGAGCAACTGCGTGGATATGACTTCAA GGCGGACATTTGGTCTTTTGGGATAACTGCTTTGGAGCTGGCTCATGGTCATGCCCCTTTCTCAAAATATCCTCCAATGAAG GTGTTGCTCATGACCTTGCAGCATGCTCCACCTTGCCTTGAGGAAGTTAAAAATAAGAGATTCTCGAGG TCCTTCAAGCACATGATCGCTATGTGCTTGGtcaaagatccttcaaaaaggCCTACTGCCCAAAAGCTATTGAAGCAGTCATTTTTCAAGCAAGCCAGATCCAGTGACTACATCTCCCGAAAAATTTTGGAAGGTCTACCTGCTCTAGGTGATCGCTATGAAGCACTAAGG GCCAAGGAGGAGGAATTGCTTGCACAAAAGAAAATGCCTGATGAGCAGAAGGAAGAACTATCTCAG AATGAATATAAAAGAGGCATCAGCAGCTGGAACTTTGATATCGAAGATTTAAAGGCACAAGCTTCACTG atTTCTGACAGTGAAGATAGCCTCCCAGGTAAATACCTAGATAGGAGTCCAAGTTCTATGTTTGAGCTTGTTTCTGTTCAAGAAAATATGCCCGATGACAATGCATTGTTTTCCAGAAGTGGTTCCATTAGTGATGACATG GAAAGTGACGTGGTGATGCCGAATAAGCTTGCGGCTTTTCCATCACCTGATCAAGCCGGAGGCTATCAGAG ATCTGTCTCTGATGTGTTTGACAATGAGTCCAAGGCATCTAGCTCTGGTGGTGATCAATATCCAACTCTAAATAGTTTGCAGACATGTAGCAATCATGGCAACTCTGGATCACCAGACGCCaatgagaaattttttgaaTGTGCACCAACTCATGCTTGTCATGAACGGAGAACATCTTCGGGTTCTTGTTCACCAGGCATTCCTCCCTTATCAAAAGCAGATAG TTTTAAGCAACAAACTCAGGTTCAGAGCATCTGCAGTGGAGGAGGATCCCTCGGAGTGAATGACTCTCCCCATGAAGCAATAGCCAAAGCAGTCAAGCCTCCAGGAAAGG TAACCAGTGCGGAAGACCTTGAAGATAAATCAAAAGTTCCAGTGGTGCAACAAAAGGGACGTTTCAAAGTGACATCTGAGAGTGTTGATATGGACAAG GCCCTTCCACCTCTTAGCCTTCCAAAAAGTCATAGTATGCAG GTGATTTCTCCACTTCCCACACTGTGTGCATCATCGCCATCTGATCTTACATCAAATATTCCTAGCTACTCACTTTTTCTGCAGTTGAATTCTATTTTGCAGGCAAATATTCAGCAAAGG GATAATATTCTTGGTTTGATGAAGCAATTGTGTGCCGGTGACTCTTCGG CCAACCAATCAACTGAAGGATCATGTCTAGTATCACCTGGTGCTGGTGCTGTGACAGATAAATTATCA CTGGAAAATGAAAGGGAGAAAGATTTAATTCAAGAGCTTACAGCTCTGCAACTGAG GTATATTTGTTTGCAGGAAGAAGTACAAAAACTGAAACCAAGAAATGCTCAGATTTGA
- the LOC120253861 gene encoding serine/threonine-protein kinase fray2, translating to MERRKYPIRAEDYRLCEMVGKGGSATVHRAVCIPLDEVVAIKILDFERNNSDLNTISHEAKTMILIDHPNVLKAHCSFVHGHDLWIVMPYMAGGSCHHIMNSAFSSGFEEVIIASILREVLKGLEYLHQHGEMHRDIKAGNILVDSRGGIKLGDFGVSASLYDSGDRQRTRNTFVGTPCWMAPEVLERSRGYDFKADIWSFGITALELAHGHPPFSKYPAMKALLMTLQHAPPCLEDVKNKKFSRSFKRMIAMCLVKDPSNRPTAQKLLKHSFFKQARSSDYISRKILEGLPTLVGRYEALRAKEEELLAQKKMPDEQKEELSQNGYKRGISCWNFDIEDLKAQASQIEA from the exons ATGGAGAGGAGGAAGTATCCTATCAGGGCCGAGGATTATCGGCTTTGTGAGATGGTGGGCAAGGGCGGCAGCGCTACCGTTCATCGGGCGGTTTGTATTCCGCTTGATGAGGTTGTGGCCATCAAGATACTTGATTTTGAGAGGAATAATAGTGATTTG AATACAATCTCCCATGAAGCAAAAACTATGATCTTGATTGACCATCCTAATGTTCTTAAGGCACATTGCTCCTTTGTGCATGGCCATGATTTGTGGATTGTCATGCCCTATATGGCTGGAGGTTCTTGCCATCACATTATGAACTCAGCATTTTCAAGTGGTTTTGAGGAAGTCATCATCGCAAGCATACTACGTGAAGTATTAAAAGGTCTGGAGTACCTCCATCAACATGGAGAAATGCATCGAGATATCAAG GCTGGCAACATATTAGTTGATTCACGTGGTGGGATAAAGCTTGGAGATTTTGGAGTTTCTGCTTCCCTTTATGACTCAGGGGATCGACAACGCACGAGAAATACCTTCGTTGGAACACCTTGCTG GATGGCACCAGAGGTGCTGGAGCGATCGCGTGGATATGACTTCAA GGCGGACATTTGGTCTTTTGGGATAACTGCTTTGGAGCTGGCTCATGGTCATCCCCCTTTCTCAAAATATCCTGCAATGAAG GCGTTGCTTATGACGTTGCAGCATGCTCCACCTTGCCTTGAGGatgttaaaaataagaaattctCGAGG TCCTTCAAGCGCATGATCGCTATGTGCTTGGTCAAAGATCCTTCAAATAGGCCTACTGCTCAAAAGCTATTGAAGCATTCATTTTTCAAGCAAGCCAGATCCAGTGACTACATCTCCCGAAAAATTTTGGAAGGTCTACCCACTCTAGTTGGTCGCTATGAAGCACTAAGG GCCAAGGAAGAGGAATTGCTTGCACAAAAGAAAATGCCTGACGAGCAGAAGGAAGAACTATCTCAG AATGGATATAAAAGAGGCATCAGCTGCTGGAACTTTGATATCGAAGATTTAAAGGCACAGGCTTCACAGATAGAAGCGTGA